One part of the Brevundimonas subvibrioides ATCC 15264 genome encodes these proteins:
- a CDS encoding DUF1501 domain-containing protein, protein MTHGIHNRRQLLRIGGAMSMLGAASPFAAQLMAAGNAASQSAPDYKALVCIFLFGGNDSHNTVLATDSDSWGRYFAARNTGNAPIALMPVGTPPTPVGATSPVTGRVAQANTPEAWGGVLPIVPRTPNPIPAGTNATVRTFGLHPFLGPLKTLFDAGRLGVVANVGTLIRPITKAQYQGRTVAFPANLFSHNDQQSTWQAGQTEGARVGWGGRYGDLLSSLNGNGSLFTAISTAGNAVFLSGQSVVQYQMTTAAQPAVVITGQSANSLFGSTVAPGRVRDIITDTSSASLFAADYATTTGRSIGAATSVNSVFASAAVTGVQAAPAYVNPITGATETNSLAVQLQTVARMIAAAPALGAKRQVFFVSLGGWDTHDFQNTAQANNLAKVAHAMAYFDSALGNLGGVNMRPAVTTFTASDFSRTFTTNGDGTDHAWGGHHFVMGGSVRGGDIYGQYPTLGVDLGTFRNPDMSRASLVPTTSVDQYGATMGRWMGVSESNLDTIFPNLGNFGTRGLGFLG, encoded by the coding sequence ATGACCCACGGAATCCACAACCGTCGTCAGCTGCTCCGCATCGGCGGGGCCATGTCGATGCTGGGGGCGGCCAGCCCCTTCGCCGCCCAGTTGATGGCCGCCGGCAATGCCGCCAGCCAGAGCGCGCCGGACTACAAGGCCCTCGTCTGCATCTTCCTGTTCGGCGGCAACGACAGCCACAACACCGTCCTCGCCACCGACAGCGATTCCTGGGGCCGTTACTTCGCCGCGCGCAACACCGGCAATGCGCCCATCGCCCTGATGCCGGTCGGCACTCCGCCCACCCCGGTCGGGGCGACCAGTCCCGTCACGGGCCGCGTGGCCCAGGCCAATACGCCCGAGGCCTGGGGCGGCGTCCTGCCCATCGTGCCGCGCACGCCCAACCCCATCCCCGCCGGGACGAACGCGACGGTCCGCACCTTCGGCCTGCATCCCTTCCTGGGTCCGCTGAAGACCCTGTTCGACGCCGGACGTCTGGGCGTCGTGGCCAATGTCGGCACCCTGATCCGTCCGATCACCAAGGCCCAGTATCAGGGGCGGACCGTGGCCTTCCCGGCGAACCTGTTCTCGCACAACGACCAGCAGTCGACCTGGCAGGCGGGTCAGACCGAGGGTGCCCGGGTCGGCTGGGGCGGCCGCTACGGCGACCTGCTGTCCAGCCTCAACGGCAACGGATCCCTGTTCACCGCCATCTCCACGGCCGGAAACGCCGTCTTCCTGTCGGGTCAGAGCGTCGTCCAGTACCAGATGACGACCGCCGCCCAGCCGGCCGTCGTCATCACCGGCCAGTCGGCCAACAGCCTGTTCGGATCGACCGTGGCACCGGGCCGGGTGCGCGACATCATCACCGATACCTCCTCGGCCAGTCTGTTCGCGGCGGACTATGCGACGACCACCGGCCGATCGATCGGCGCGGCCACCTCGGTCAACAGCGTCTTCGCGTCAGCCGCCGTGACGGGCGTCCAGGCCGCGCCCGCCTATGTGAACCCCATCACCGGCGCGACCGAGACCAACTCCCTGGCCGTCCAGTTGCAGACCGTGGCCCGCATGATCGCCGCCGCCCCGGCGCTGGGGGCCAAGCGCCAGGTGTTCTTCGTCAGCCTCGGCGGCTGGGACACCCACGACTTCCAGAACACGGCCCAGGCCAACAATCTGGCCAAGGTGGCCCACGCCATGGCCTATTTCGACAGCGCCCTGGGCAATCTGGGAGGCGTGAACATGCGCCCGGCGGTGACCACCTTCACCGCCTCGGACTTTTCACGAACCTTCACGACAAACGGCGACGGCACCGACCACGCCTGGGGCGGCCACCATTTCGTCATGGGCGGCTCCGTACGGGGCGGCGACATCTACGGCCAGTATCCGACCCTGGGCGTCGATCTGGGCACGTTCCGGAACCCCGATATGAGCCGGGCGTCCCTGGTGCCGACCACCTCGGTCGATCAGTACGGCGCGACCATGGGGCGTTGGATGGGCGTGTCGGAATCGAACCTCGACACGATCTTCCCCAACCTCGGCAACTTCGGAACCCGCGGGCTGGGCTTTCTGGGCTGA